A segment of the Streptomyces sp. ITFR-21 genome:
CCTGATCGCGGCCACGGCAGCTGGAGCCCTCCAGGGCGCCTACGGTGCCCAGGAGGCCACCCGCGCGCGAGGCCAGGCATCCACTTTCGTCAACCGCATGGTGACTGACAAGTCCACGGCGATCCACGCGTGGGGACGCCGTCAGTGCGAGGCCATCGTCGAGACGTACTGGACCTTCGACGGCAAGCAGGAGCTTCCGCAGGTCAGCCAGGATCTCCCGGCGCCGGGAACTCGCTACGAGCCGAAACGATCCGCCACAGGTCAGATCTCGCCCGTGACGGACGAGTGGCTGCGGGACCAGTGGAAGCTCAAGAAGAACCAGACGCAGCTGCTGGAAAACAGTGACTATGAACTGAAGATCAGCGACGCCGTGACCGACTCGCAGACCGCCATCAACAACTACACCAAGTACCTCGGGGAGGGCGGCAAGGTCTCGCAGGCGTGGAAGCCCGTGATCAGCGCCCAGGCCATGATGATGGTCGGCTCGCTGGCCAACCTGAAGGAGGAGTGATGCTGCGCTGGACCACCACCGTGTCCAGGGCGGTTGTCGAACTCCTCGGAGACGACCTGGTCATCTCCCAGCCGCAGATACGTACGCTGTGGGAAAGCACGGCAGCACTGCTCCACCACGTCGGTCTGTACATCGCTCTCGGCCATGCCCAGGAAATCCTTTACGTCGGGATGGCCGACCGGTTCCATACGCCGTCCGCGATCGGTGCCCGGCTCGGTGAGCACCTGAGCGAACCGGAGAAGCGCCGCAGCTGGGTTGCCGTAGTCGAGCTGCCGCTGCGCGAGGATTTGGGGCGCTCCGCCGTACTCCAGCACGAGTCTCGCGTCGGGGTGTTGCTCGGTCGTCCTGGAGGACACCAGCGACGGATGTAAGCCTGGGCAACGCCGGCCCTCGCTGATCGAGCTGCAACCGGGGTGGTGCCGTAAGGGCGGCACCACCCCGGTATCACGTTATTGCCCAACCGAAGGATCTGGCGGCCCGGGCCGGCCTACAGGCCACCGGGTCCTCCCGACGGACTGGCCGCCTGACCAAGCAACCCTTCCACGACCTGGTCCTCACACCTGGCGCTTACTTTTAGACACTCCCACAGCCAGCAGGCCTTCACGATTCTGAGTGCGCGTGGTGTGGTCACCGGGTGGGGAGGCGGGCTCCGCACGCGTAGGCGAGGTCGTTCACGGCGACACGGTTGGCGTCGGACAGGTTGGCGTGGACGCCGAGGGAGATGCCCACGTCGGGGTCGTTGAGGGTCGGCGTCATGACGGCGACGCCGATGAACGGGGTGGTGTCGGGCAGTAGCGTCGCCAGGCGCTGGACCCACATCCGCCCGGTGCGGATGTGGGCCAGGCTGGTGCGGGCGATGTCGAGCAGGAGGATGGTGGGCCTGGTGCCGGCCTGGCGGAGCTTCTGGTCGTCTTTCAGGGCGGCCCGCACCTGGTCCTCCACGTCCGTGAGGTGCGGGCCCGGCTCCGCGCCCCAGATGCCGCCGGTGACGGTGATGTGCGATTTTCCTGTAAGGCCGGCTTGCAGGAGCGTGACGTGGATCAGGAGGCGCTTGCGGGCCGACCAGGGCTGGTCCACGGCGGTCACCGCGGTGCCGTAGTCCTGGGTGCGCAGCCGCTGGACGGTCTCCTGGACCACCTTGTCCCGCTCGATCTTCTTGATCTGCAGGGGCCGGGAGTCGGTCCTGATGTCTACCAGGGCCGGTGGCATGACTCCAGCGAGCGCGGTCTGCAGTTCCTCGCGAAGGTCCTCCACGCCGTCCAGGCGGCGGGCCTTGACCTCGATGGCGAGGTTGATGTCGCGCAGCATCAGGTCGGGCTCGGTGGCGCCGTTGCGGCGTCCGAAGTCGAAGGGGATCCCGGCGCGGGCGAGCTTGGCGCCGGCGACCATCTCGGCTCGCGTGATCAGCAGGTCGTCGAAGGTGGAGGCTGTGCGGAAGTCACAGCGCACGCTGGCGAGCCGCTCGGGCTGCGCCGTCTCCAGGGCCTCGATGATGTTCTCGAAGGCCGCGACGATGGCCGGGGCGAAACCGCCTGGGCCGCCGTTTCCACCAGCCGAATCGAAGTGGTCGTGCAGCGGGTGCTCCTGCGCGGCCTTGGCCATCCAGCCTGCAGGAAGGGGAACGACGTGCTCAGTGAAGTCCTTCGGGGTTGTGCCGGGCGGATGTCTCACTCCCGCGGCACGGCCAGCCTAAGCGCGGGCCGCGCCGCGGCGCACCGGCTTTCCGCAGGCTCCGCCGGACCCCGGCGCCGCGACGCCCGGGCCTCCCGCCCACCCGGGCCTCCCGGGCTGGCCGGCCCGGGACCGGGCCCGTGGGCACACCCGGGGGAGCGGATTCGCTGCCGCCCTGCCCGCGCCCCCTCGGGAGGTGTCCCCGGGCGCGCCCGCTGGCGGACCGGCCGGGACGTGCCCGGCGTGACGCAGTGCGGCTGCGGCTCCGCCCCGTACGGTCCCGTGCGCTCACGTACTATGCCCATTCCATGCCGAGCGTTCGCAGTGCGTGGAGCTGTTCTTGGGTGAGTTTGTCGCGTCGTTGTTTGGTGTTGGAGATCCACACGCCGAGCTTCACGACCACCGGCTCGGCCTCCACCTGACCGTCTACTGTGATCACCTCGCTGTGTCCGCGGGGGACTGCCCGCTGGCCTTCTCTTTCGACCCACTGTGTGAGGGCGGTCAGGCCGCGTTGGAAGGCATGCTGTGCTTTGCCCGTGCCTTTCGCTGCGCTTGCGGTTGCTGGGGCGGGTGACGGTGTCGGGGTGGGCTGCAGGCCGAGTCCGGTGAGCCGTTGCTGCTGTTCGGGGGCGAGCTGTGCCCAGGTGGTCGGTTGCTTCTGGCGTTGGAGCCATGTGCCGATGTCGTCGCCGTCCCAGATGACGCCGGGTTGGATGTCGGGCAGTACGCCGCCGGGTTCGTCCGCGGCGACCTCGGCCAGGACGCGGTAGTGGCGTTGCCAATCCAGTGGCCAGGGGCAGTTCCAGTCGGGGTCGATCTCGGCGAGGCGCGCCGCGCGCGCTCGGGCCCGTTCCGGGTCTTTGCCCAGGCCGCCCTTGCGGCGGAGGTTGGCGAGGTGCTGCCCGATCGGCACAGGCCCGCTGCCGGCCGGATCGTCCCATACGGCGTCTTGTCGGGGTGCGAGGTGCCCGGTGGCACGCCGGTAGGACCGGAAGGCGCTCAGTTTGTTCTCCCAGGCTTCCTGGCCGGGTTCCCAGACCATCCCGGCCGTCGGCTCGTCCAGCAGCTCCTTGCGGCGCGGTTCCAGCTCCCCGGCCCGGTGGGCCCTGCGCTGCTGGTGCACCCACCTGCCCAGCGGGAAGTCCTTGGTGGCGCCGACTTCGGTCTCCACGTCGTACGGGATGGCGTGCAGGCCGGTGATCTTGTTCTCGGCGCGCCAGCGGGTGAGGGCTTGGTAGCCCTGGAGCCACACCAGCGAGTCGGGCGTGTAGACCCGGGTCCGCAGGAACATCGCGATCGTTGCCGCGTCCCTCGGGGTGGCGAAGTTCAGTAGCGCTGACTCGGCTGCCGCGCCGGGACCGTGCTGCTCCTGGTCTTCGCCGTCACCTTCGCCGCCGGCGCCGGTGATCCGGCCTGCCGCGTCCCGTTTGACGTGGATCTTGCTCTGCTTGCGGCTGCGGGTGAGGGCGTGGGAGGCGAGTTGCTCGACGAGGCGTTCGTCGTGGGAGCGGAGTCCTTGGAGGACGGCTACAAGGGGGCGGAACGACGCGCTGGCGACCATGTCGGTGGGGTTCTCGCCGGGTTCGAGGAAGACGGGGACGATGATGCGGGCGGTTTTGGTGGTGCCGTCGGGGTTGGGGCGCAGGGCGCGGCCGATGTTCTGGACGATCTCGACTTGTGAGCCGCGGGTGTCGGCGAAGCAGATCGCCTCGACGCCCCGGGTGCCCACGATGTCGACGCCTTCGCCGAGGACGCGAACGGATGCGAGGAAGGCGCGGTGGACGCGGCGGCCGGCGGCGTCGGTGCCGTTGGCGAACTGGCGCAGGGCCTCGCGGCGTTCGGCGACGGTGTGGTCGCCGCACAGCCACGCCGACCAGACCCGGTCCGAGGGGACGTGGCGGCCGGTCCACAGGTCGTCCGGCTCGGCGCCCAGCGGGGAGGGCGGGCGCTCGTCGGCCTGCTCCAAGGCGTGGTCGTCGACGGTGTCCTGATACAGGTCGGCGGCCGTCTCCGGCAGCTTGTCGGCGAACGCCGCTGCTTCCTCGACCCGCTGGTGGAACGTCATCACGGTGCGGAGGTTGAGGCGGGCGGCGTGCTCCAGCAGTGCGGCTTGGAGCAGCGCGAGACGCCGGCCCCGCCTGGCCTCCTGCGACAGGCCCACGAAGTAGTCGGGGTCCTCGATCTCCAGGACGTCGATCTCGAACCCGGCCAGGATCCCCCTCTCCACCGCCTCCGACAGCCCCAGTTCCGCACCGGGAAGCCAGAGCCCGAAGGTGCCCTCCGGGTCGCTGATCATGCTCGCGATCTCCAGCTCCTTGCCGCCGGCGCCC
Coding sequences within it:
- a CDS encoding DEAD/DEAH box helicase; translation: MSAIQLKEHQVKQKAAFRKWVGFPARSSVPARGNRGTIVSATGSGKTIMAAASALESFPDSRILVTVPTLDLLVQTAQAWRAVGHRSPMVAVCSLENDAVLNELGVRTTTNPIQLALWAGSGPVVVFATYASLVDRDDPEDMTGRRKVRGPLEAALAGGDRLYGQRMNGFNLAIVDEAHGTTGDMARPWAAIHDNARIPADFRLYLTATPRILAAPRPQKGAGGKELEIASMISDPEGTFGLWLPGAELGLSEAVERGILAGFEIDVLEIEDPDYFVGLSQEARRGRRLALLQAALLEHAARLNLRTVMTFHQRVEEAAAFADKLPETAADLYQDTVDDHALEQADERPPSPLGAEPDDLWTGRHVPSDRVWSAWLCGDHTVAERREALRQFANGTDAAGRRVHRAFLASVRVLGEGVDIVGTRGVEAICFADTRGSQVEIVQNIGRALRPNPDGTTKTARIIVPVFLEPGENPTDMVASASFRPLVAVLQGLRSHDERLVEQLASHALTRSRKQSKIHVKRDAAGRITGAGGEGDGEDQEQHGPGAAAESALLNFATPRDAATIAMFLRTRVYTPDSLVWLQGYQALTRWRAENKITGLHAIPYDVETEVGATKDFPLGRWVHQQRRAHRAGELEPRRKELLDEPTAGMVWEPGQEAWENKLSAFRSYRRATGHLAPRQDAVWDDPAGSGPVPIGQHLANLRRKGGLGKDPERARARAARLAEIDPDWNCPWPLDWQRHYRVLAEVAADEPGGVLPDIQPGVIWDGDDIGTWLQRQKQPTTWAQLAPEQQQRLTGLGLQPTPTPSPAPATASAAKGTGKAQHAFQRGLTALTQWVEREGQRAVPRGHSEVITVDGQVEAEPVVVKLGVWISNTKQRRDKLTQEQLHALRTLGMEWA